The genomic stretch AAAATCAAGTCGCTTTCATCGATTTTAAAATAATCCGAGCCGATTTCAAAATAAATcacatacttctcgattcaaggtcgagcccattttcaaaacacctctgtaagtcgatcgcttgtaaaagcatcgccatcaacctcacatggcttactcttgggccttcttacaatgagacctattcggttttaattaatcgattagatggattattcactaaataaattcaattcattcacaaaaatGCAAATTTTAAAACCTCTATCCGACATCGAAggttaaattaaaatacttaatcacatctaaacaacacttcatttgaaaatgaaaagggggatggttttgagttttcaactcctctcctcgattatttgaatacgagttttcttactcggttagtcaaatggtcgtcatttaTAATCCATTTAagtacaaacaaatcaaaccaTTTTATAaataagaaacgaaaagggagatgactctgagtcttcaatttttctcctcgattatttgaacacaagttctcttacttggttagtcaaataattgttgttcctctacaaacttccaaaccctgattaaatcaaaacactttcaaaataagctaaatgaaaagggattcgactttgagttttcaacttcactcctcaattggacgaatacgagttcgcttactcggtcagtcgaacaattgtcatttctcCGCAAACATAATCAAACCACTTTCATAACAAATTATGcaaaaagggagatggtcttgagtcttcgattcctctcctcaaatgcttggatatgagttgttttactcagtcattcTAGTATTTGTCGTTCATACTAAAATACGTCAATCTTATAtaaccttattttcataaatactcagatgaaacagagagtggtttagagtcttctattccctttctcggttattaggatacgagttgtcttactcgactatccgagtaatcgtcatccaaccaaaatatctcaacacatcaaatttatctgtcctcgccctcgtgcgatcgaaaccagtcaaacaaaatatccaacatattaatccaatTTGTCACCCCGTGTGACCTAAACTCTTTTCAAAAGAACATTATccaatcctttctaatgcgcataacaaactagtgcttaagcctccgccgagagtagacaagccaacgtttagcccttaggatgcgatctaaacagttgttcattaaaaaaacACCAATTAATCGTAGTTTCCccaaactacgaatgctctgatttccttattacaccataaggatacgtaggcaggagattgttgtatcttcgcgagcacactaataaaaaactcCCCCTTTCCCTTTatgaggttctcatccatttctatttttaataacctaaagataaacaaacaaacataaattaacactcgaaacacactattgaactaaaaggttcccgttgagtacaacggacgtgaggggtgctaataccttcctcttgagtaatccactcccgaacccgaatatggttgcacgaccattattctatttcctaaaggttttatcgatattttcctatcccttcattgggataaattaagttcggtggtgactctgtttgaacataattttttccgcgaccatcgcgaggaatcatatttttcgagatgcgacagatggcgactctaccggggactagctccaagcaaaagagagtgaagcctaatttagttcaatTTCTGTAattgtgtgttaatcttgtttgtttatctgttatattttattttgctattattattctgtcataattattatattgtgatttattgactatgtcttattGGGGGTGCTCTGGTTGatgatactttgtgagataggctcttCACCCGAGTCTGAGgaaaaccataagattaagttggtggttgcgtagtgggcacccacaaggagtcttccttgttgggaagaaacgaaGACCCCTCCTAGAGGAGGTTCTCTTGAAATATTATTGCTcgacgagttttcgtcacgacgataatattctcaagttggatcaatgactctagggaccttttaacccattatatatccggtggttatgtagtatctacctgaaaagtcccagacttattgggttaatacgaaagccccaatcagatgagatcccttgggcgtattactaccttacagtggtattcccaacctcgatctatgactctgagaaccttattagaaccttggactcgagagttgtgtagtatggaCCCACTAGGAGTCTTCCTCTTTGGGACCATACGAAGGCCTCACCTAAACGAGACTCTGTTTAGGGATGTTATTAGCATATGAGTTTTCATCATGACAATAACTTTCTTAAACATtgattgatgactttgggaactTCTTACCTTTAGCATTCTACCAAAAGGGTTTTGTTTAGTAACCAAGAATACCCGCTCTCACGACCTGTACATTAACCTACATATGGCACGCATAATATCATTCATActattttatttccaaggaatctgagtatcatgagttgcaggaattcaagaaacatggaatcaagcaaaagaaaTATTTACTCATTCAAGTTCAAAGATCCCAATCTAAGGAGCTTACGTGACTTGGTCTCTCAGATGCACCCAGTATACAGAATCAACTTTGGAGAGAATTATGGCAATTTGCTCAGCATCCTCAATCAACAAGTGGACCATACAACTTTGATCACTTTAGCCCAATTTTATGACttacctttaagatgcttcacattccaagacttccaGCTAGCACCTACGTTGGAAGAATTCAAGTGTCTTGTTAGGATTCCTATGAAGGACAAGTCACTATTTGAAGGGACAGATGAATCTTTGCCCCTCGAGGTCATTGCTAGTGCGCTTCACATGGATGAAAAGGAAGTAAAAGATAACTTAGAGACCAaagggaataccaaaggatttttACTAAGTTTTATTTTGGAAAGAGCTCATACCCTGTTAAAGGCAGAAAGTTGGGATGCTTGCTACTCTGCTATTGCATTGGCCATTTATGGCGTCGTCCTGTTCCCGAATATGGATGGTTTCGTAGACATGACTGCCATTTGTGTTTTCCTTACTGGGAACCCAATACCCACTTTGTTAGACGATGTCTATTATCACATAAGTCATAGGTATATTAAGAAGAAGGGATTAattgcttgttgtgctcctttattGTATCAGTGGTTTCTAGAACATCTTCTGAAGACAGGTGCTTGGGTTGAACATACAAATGTTAGTTGGCCTCAGAGATTGGGATCACTCCGATCTGAAGATCTCTCTTGGTACTTCAAAGAATATATCAATGCAGACATCATATTCAGTTGTGGAGATTTCCCAAATCTACCGCTtattggaactcaaggatgtgtGAATGCTAATCCAGTTCTATCACTCAGACAACTCGGTTACCCAATGGAAGGCCCTCCAGAGGCAAATTCTTTGGAATCTCTCTTGTTACTTGACTTTGGGACTGAGAATCCTAGCTTATTCCAGCGAATCAAAGAAGCTTGGAAAAATGTCAATCGAAAAGGGAAAGTTGAGTTAGGGAGAGCAAATGGGATTACGAAAGAACCATATTTTTAgtgggtaaaggaaagggtgcagatgattaaaatgccatttgtcattcggacacttatacctcttcctgaacctaagctcacccatgtccctattgaagaaatggaggaactcaagaccaccatggcaacgctagaaaaagagaatgaagagctgCAGATAAAACTCCAACAAACCATCAATGAGAAAAATAATATGAAGTGGGAGCTCGAGCGAAAAGAGGCACAACTTCAAGCCCACGTGGAAAAGTTTAACAAGGAGGAGCATAAGAGAAAGAAGATCAAAGTGGGATTAGAACAAGCTGATCATTGTTTGGATACCCTTAAGGGTCAACTACGACAAGCtcagaaagaatgtcaagacaatgagCGTTGGTGGCATCTAGCCACAAAGGAAAACAAGACGATAAGGGATACATTTGGGGCTCAGATAAAAGAACTCACCAATTATGTTCGTCATGCAAAAGCTGAAGTAGATCAGGAGCGCCGACTCAAGAAAATAGCCATTGAAGCTTCTAGGGTGTCACCCATGGTATGGGAGGAGAAGTGTCGAGAAGTGAGAGATGCCAGGGAGTCTGTAAGCTATTGGAAGAACCAGATAGAGTCATTACGCCAAGACAGCTCCATATGGTTGAAAGAGCGAGACtatgtgattgaagattatgaatACTTTAAGAAGACCATAAACTTCTTACAAGGAGATAGGGATAAGTTTCGTGCAAAACTCGATGGGCTAGTAGGATTCTGCAATTGGGCAGCTAAAGAATTGCCATGGAGGTTGAGAGACGCAGTCGAAGAGTTGAAAGAAGATAGCACTCCTCCAGCCATAATCAATTTCATTCTGCTCTGTAAAGGGTTGTTGAAGAGATTCAATGAGGAACTAGAAGAGCTTCAGGCCAAAAAGTCAGTTGTTTAATTTGCCTATGTCTTGTATTTTGTTCTTTTAACAAATGTACTTTTGAACTATGACCTTTTTGGACCTCTATGTTATGTATTGGAATGAACGACGTTTAAAAATTACTCCATTATTGCTATTCTAAGTATTTTTTTGTTTCTTCGAATTACTAACAACTAATGAAACTCGAATGACtccttggaaataaaatatgcataacattcgcatcttcattatgcatcacacttcatgaaaatcaaaaaaacttacccaacctttttaccctttatccagccacactgactaatcaacaccggTACGAGACGCGAAGCAAATACAAGATGACATTAGAGCAAGTTGAGGCCAACCAGGTTACCATGAGAACAGACATCAATATGATCCAGGAGAAGATGGATCAGCTGTTGGAGACAATGCTTGCGATTGctcagagagagagagaaacgagAAGGAAGAATCTAGGGCAAAAAGGAATGATGGCGCGCCAGGTCCGAATCCCCAAGACGAAAGTTACGTCCCCACCAAGAAGAGATTGGTTCAGATACCGGTAGGAGGCAAGGAGATGGAGACCGTGCAGAACCTTCTGATACGTCTACTCATCACGGATCCGAAATTGGAGATGACCAGTATGATGCATTCTATATGCCTGATCAACCAAAGCCTAAGATACTTTCAGATCCTGTTGCAGATAGGCTCCGTGCCCTGGAGAAGAAAATCAAATCCATAGAAGGAAACAACATCTTCGGTGCTTCTGCCATAAACATGCGTTTGGTATCGAATTTAGTCATCccggctaaatttaaaactcctgattttgagaagtataaagggcAGACTTGTCCAAGAAGTCACCTGGTAATGTACTTCAGAAAAATGGCTGCTCATACCGAAAACGACAAACGACTTGTacactatttccaagacagtctgagtagagcatctctgagatggtacatgagcttagaaCAGGGGCGAATTCAAAGTTGGGAAgatttggctgacgcatttcactgtcagtacaaatacaacttggatatggcacccgaccgaatgcagttgtaagggatggctatgaaggagagtgagtcattcaaagaatacgcccaacgatggagagagttggctgctcaggtagagcTACCATTATCTGAGAAGGAAATGACCGGGATATTTGTAGACACCTtgaaggacccattctttgatCGATTGGTGAGCAGTGCAGCATCTGACTTCGCACATCTAGTTACAATTGGAGACCGCATAGAGAAGGGGTTGAGGGATGGAAAGATTTCAGGAGCAGTGGCAACACCTAGCGCACCAAAGAAATATTCTGGAGGTTTCCCGAAGAAAAGAGAAGGCGAAACAAACGCCATATCCAGACACTATAAAGGGAAGCAACAAGCTTCATATGGCCAAGTCGTCGCCGTGGTACCCATACCCTATCAACAGC from Lathyrus oleraceus cultivar Zhongwan6 chromosome 7, CAAS_Psat_ZW6_1.0, whole genome shotgun sequence encodes the following:
- the LOC127102856 gene encoding uncharacterized protein LOC127102856; its protein translation is MESSKRNIYSFKFKDPNLRSLRDLVSQMHPVYRINFGENYGNLLSILNQQVDHTTLITLAQFYDLPLRCFTFQDFQLAPTLEEFKCLVRIPMKDKSLFEGTDESLPLEVIASALHMDEKEVKDNLETKGNTKGFLLSFILERAHTLLKAESWDACYSAIALAIYGVVLFPNMDGFVDMTAICVFLTGNPIPTLLDDVYYHISHRYIKKKGLIACCAPLLYQWFLEHLLKTGAWVEHTNVSWPQRLGSLRSEDLSWYFKEYINADIIFSCGDFPNLPLIGTQGCVNANPVLSLRQLGYPMEGPPEANSLESLLLLDFGTENPSLFQRIKEAWKNVNRKGKVELGRANGITKEPYF